Genomic window (Campylobacter ureolyticus ACS-301-V-Sch3b):
TTGAAATAGCAAAGTAGTTTGATTTATGTCCAAAATTTAGCCTTTTTAAATAAAATTGTGTTATTATACACGAAATTTTTAAAGTTAAGGATATATGTGATACATACTCCTGTTTTATTAAACGAGGTATTAAAAGTATTTGAGGGTATAAAAAATGGCACTATAATCGACTGCACACTTGGATACGGGGGGCATTCAAGTGCTATATTAAGACAAAATAAAAATATAAAATTAATAGGTTTCGATAGAGATTTAGAAGCGATTAATTACTCAAAAAAATATCTTGATGAGTTTAAAGATAGAGTTTGTATAAAACATTCAAATTTTTCAAATTCGCTTAGCGATATTAATACAGATGATATTAGAGGAATTTTAGCAGATATTGGTGTTTCGTCTTTACAACTTGATAAAAATAGTAGAGGATTTTCATTAAATAGTAATAATCTTGATATGAGAATGAACCAAAATGATAAAAAAGATGCAAAATTTGTTATAAATACATATAGCCTAGGCGAGCTTGAAAGAATTTTAAAAGAATATGGCGAACTTAAAAACGCTAAGTTTATAGCTGGTAAAATAGTAAATTATAGAGAAAAAAAAGAAATTTCAAGTATAAAAGAACTGGCAAATTTAGTTGGGTTAAAACCTGTTAGGAAAAATGGTATTTTAGAGATAATTTTAGTTTTACAAGCCTTAAGAATAGAGGTAAATGATGAGCTTTTAGAGCTTGAAAATTTACTAAATTCAATTGAAAATGCAAATTTAAAAGATACTTTGGTTGCTATAATTTCATTTCATTCTCTTGAAGATAGAATTATAAAAAATAAATTTAAAAAATGGGAAAAAGAGTGCATTTGTCCAGATTTTTTTATAAAATGCGAATGTGGTGGAAATCACGCTCTAGGTAAGATAGTAACAAAAAAACCAATCAC
Coding sequences:
- the rsmH gene encoding 16S rRNA (cytosine(1402)-N(4))-methyltransferase RsmH, with the protein product MIHTPVLLNEVLKVFEGIKNGTIIDCTLGYGGHSSAILRQNKNIKLIGFDRDLEAINYSKKYLDEFKDRVCIKHSNFSNSLSDINTDDIRGILADIGVSSLQLDKNSRGFSLNSNNLDMRMNQNDKKDAKFVINTYSLGELERILKEYGELKNAKFIAGKIVNYREKKEISSIKELANLVGLKPVRKNGILEIILVLQALRIEVNDELLELENLLNSIENANLKDTLVAIISFHSLEDRIIKNKFKKWEKECICPDFFIKCECGGNHALGKIVTKKPITPSKGEILNNSRSKCAKLRIFKIK